The Pseudoalteromonas sp. N1230-9 genome segment CCAAGGGTCATACAGGTTTCAAGGCCTAGCTCTTTAACCTCTTTTACCATTTTTGAAATATAAGGCATGTCACGTTCTTTCGGATCAGACCACGCAGCGCCCATACAAAAACGGGTTGCGCCTTTTTCTTTAGCAACACGCGCTTGCTCAACCACTTTTTCTACTTCCATAAGGCGTTCACGGTCTAAGTCTGTTTTATAATGACCTGACTGAGGACAATATTTACAATCTTCTGGGCAAGCACCGGTTTTAATCGATAATAAAGTAGAAATTTGTACTTCATTTGGATTGAAGTTTTCACGATGTACGCTGGCCGCTTTAAATAACAAATCATTGAACGGCATTTCAAATAATGCTTTTACTTCTTGGTGAGTCCAATCGTGACGGACAACTGCGTGCTCCATAATAGTCTCTTTTTTTAAATTATTGGGACGGTTAGATTGGCTTAGTCTACGACTTGACGTAACATTGTCAACGAATCAAAGTGATATAAAGTTTACATATGATTAATAAGCAACCAATAGATTTAGATTTTGATCGTGAGCATATTTGGCACCCTTATACTTCTATGACTCAGCCCCTTCCCGTGTCCCCTGTCAGCCATGCCAATGCAAATCGTATTTTCTTAGAAACAGGCGAAAGCCTAATAGATGGTATGGCTTCTTGGTGGAGTGCCATCCATGGTTACTGCCATCCTGTTTTAAATGAGGCAATCACCACGCAAGTTAGCAAAATGAGTCATGTTATGTTTGGTGGCTTAACTCATGAGCCTGCTGTTGAGTTATGTAAAAAGCTAGTCAGTATCACACCTAAATCACTCGATAAGGTGTTCTTAGCCGACAGCGGCTCAGTGAGTGTTGAAGTCGCCATAAAAATGGCCTTGCAATACTGGTTAAGCCAAGGATACACCAGCAAGCAAAAGTTAATGACGCCGCTCAAGGGCTACCACGGCGATACCTTTGCAGCCATGAGCGTTTGCGATCCAGTCAATTCAATGCACAGCATGTATTCAGGGTTTTTACCTGAGCATGTTTTTGTACCTGCGCCGAGTGCTAAATTTAATGGTGAGTTTAGTCCTGCAGAAGCTGATACACTTGAAAGCTATTTTGCTGCCCATCATCAAGATGTTGCTGCATTTATCATTGAACCCATAGTGCAAAATGCTGGGGGCATGAATTTTTATCATCCTGATTACTTAAAGCACCTGCGCATTCTGTGTGATAAGTATGATGTTTTACTTATTTGTGACGAAATCGCCACAGGCTTTGGCCGCACCGGCACCTTGTTTGCTGTTGAACACGCCAATATAGAGCCTGATATTTTATGTATTGGTAAAGCATTAACGGGTGGCATGATGACGTTATCAGCTACATTAACCACCAGCAAGGTTGCTGTTGGTATCAGTGAAGGTGAAGCAGGCGTATTAATGCATGGCCCAACGTTTATGGGTAACCCGCTTGCTTGTGCCACGGCCTGTGCAAGTATTGATTTACTATTAGAGCAGCCTTGGCAAGAACAAATTAAATATATAAATGATGTACTAACTACGCAGCTTGCTAAGTGTAAGCAGCTCGATGCGGTCGTTGATGTGCGAACATTGGGGGCAATTGGCGTTGTAGAGCTTAATCGAAGTGTAGATGTAGCAAAAATTCAACGCTTTTTTATAGAGCAAGGTGTGTGGATCCGCCCGTTTGGTAAATTAATTTACTTAATGCCACCTTACATAAGCGATGAACAAAGCTTAACTAAGTTGTGTAATGCTATTTATGCAGCCATTGAACAACAGGCGTATTGCTAAAAAGGAAGCTGATGCTTCCTTTTCCTTTAAACTTTACCATTCAAACATATAAGCCATTTTACTGATCATTCTAAGCGGTACTTTATGTTCACAGCGCTTCGCGTAAAGATGCTGCAATGATTTATCTTTAATTTCACCCACGATCACTTCTTTTACTTGATAACCCAATGCAGTAGCCGCTTGTGCGTAAGCGATAAATTCCCACTTTTTGATATTGGTGTTATCGACAATCACTAACGGGATTTCTTCAGCTAGCGCATTAATAAAACGCGCTAGGTTTAGGTTGTGGTATTCAGGTAACTTGTACTTATCAAATTGATACACACCTTCGCTATTGTAAAAATAATCATCTGTTGCGCACACTACATAATCACTTTCATTACCAGCCACCAGCTCATCAGCTAGGCTTTGCGCATAATATGATTTACCCGAGCCGGGTAAGCCGCGAAGAATAAAAACTTGTTTCATAGCACCTGATATACAAATTAATTAAAGATTAAAGGACCAATATCCTATTGAGAATTGTTAATAATGCCACAAAATAACCGATTAGCGCAGCGAGAATTTAAATAAACGCAAATTTTACGCAAAATATTGCTGCTATTTTACTCAATTGAAGAAAAACTACTAAAGAGTATGCCTGAATAGTTTTTTTATTTGATTTACGAGGGTAAGATAGTCGATTCAAGTGCAATGCACAGCATATTAAATATTAGGCAACTTATATCATTGGAGTGAAGATGAGCCATTTAGCGATTTCAGAGCTATTAAAAGGCAAGGTTGCGGTAGACAGCCAAGTAACAGTAAAAGGCTGGATCCGTACACGCCGCGATTCAAAAGCAGGAATTTCATTTTTAGCCGTTCATGACGGTTCGTGTTTTGATCCTATTCAAGCGGTAGTACCTAATTCACTTAATAATTATGATGAAGTTACACGTTTAACAGCAGGCTGCTCAGTATCGATTACGGGTGTACTGGTTAAATCAGAAGGTCAAGGTCAGTCTTTCGAAATTCAAGCTAACACTGTTGAAGTATTAGGTTGGGTAGAAAACCCAGATAGCTACCCTATGTCTGCTAAGCGTCACAGCATTGAGTATTTACGCGAACACGCGCACCTTCGCCCTCGCACTAATATCATGGGCGCAGTAACACGTGTACGTAACTGCTTAGCTCAAGCGATTCACCGTTTTTATCACGAGCAAGGTTTCTACTGGATCAGCACACCAATCATCACAGCAAGTGACTGTGAAGGCGCCGGTGAAATGTTCCGCGTATCTACATTAGATATGCAAAACTTGCCGCGCACAGACAAAGGTGACATCGATTACAGTGAAGATTTCTTCGGTAAAGAAGCGTTCTTAACAGTATCTGGTCAATTAAATGGTGAGACATATGCCTCAGCAATGTCAAAAATCTATACCTTTGGCCCTACTTTCCGTGCTGAGAACTCAAATACGTCTCGTCACTTAGCAGAGTTTTGGATGGTAGAACCTGAAGTTGCATTCGCAGATTTAGAAGATATCGCAAAACTTGCTGAAAACATGCTGAAATATGTTTTCAATGCGGTTTTAACAGAGCGTCGTGACGATATGGAATTCTTTGCACAGCGTGTTGAGAAGACAGCTATCTCTCGTTTAGAAGAGTTCGTGACTAAAGATTTCGCGCAAGTTGATTACACCGATGCTATCGAAATCTTAAAAGCATGTGGCAATAAGTTCGAATTCCCTGTTGAATGGGGTGTGGATTTACAATCTGAGCACGAACGTTACCTTGCTGAAGAACACTTTAACGCACCAGTTGTAATCAAAAACTACCCGCGTGATATTAAAGCCTTCTACATGCGTCAAAACGAAGACGGCAAAACAGTGGCAGCGATGGACGTAGTTGCACCAGGTATTGGTGAAATCATCGGTGGCTCTCAACGTGAAGAACGTCTAGATGTATTAGATAAACGTCTAGAAGAAATGGGCTTAAACAAAGAAGATTACAGCTGGTACCGTGACCTACGTAAATACGGTACGGTTCCACATTCTGGTTTTGGTCTAGGTTTTGAGCGTTTAGTTGCTTATGTAACAGGTATGGGCAACGTTCGTGACGTTATCGCCTTCCCACGTACTAAAGGTAGTGCAACATACTAATTTTAGTCATTATAGAAACCAGCCTATTGGCTGGTTTTTTTGCCTAAAAATCATTATAAAACAATTCATTCTAGAAATTTTTAGTTAATGTTCTATAGTCATAAGACCTGCCAAAAAAGGATCTATTATTGGTTATGTTCATTCGCTCACTAAAAGTACTCACACTGACTTTCGTTTTCCTAGGTAAGTCTAGCTTCGCACTTGATGAAGATATTAATACAAAACCTATTTTAATTGCGGGTTCAACATCTGTGACCGAGTTACTAATCCCGCTTAAAGATGATATAAGCCTCGCTTTAGACAATACATTGCAGATAAGACCGATGGGCAGTGACAAAGGTGTAAAAGCGATTGCTGAGGGTCTTATCGACATAGGTACAACATCACGGTACCTAACGAAGCAAGAGCAAGAACAATGGCCTCATTTAAGGCAGATAATCATAGCGCAAGATGCGTTAACATTTATTGTTAACAGCGAACTAAATATTAAAAATTTGAGTATCACGACTCTCAAAAATATTTATCAAGGTAAAATAACCAAATGGTCAGACGCCTCTCAGTTAACGCCTGAATTAAGTAATAAAAATGATGAAATACTGCTTTTTAGTAAAGCGACTCATCATGGCAGCTTCGATGTGTTTTTAGAATTTTTAGAACTGGACTATATCAAAGACCCTGAAAGCAACTTTATACGACTCAAAAATGCGGGTAATAGCGGTTTATTTTCAAATCAAAAAGTCGAACTGTATAACCAATTTAATCAAGCTCTTGGTATAGTTCAGCGTATTCCAAATGCGATTGCCTATGACTCGTATGGCGCCATTAGTAACCTTGAGAATGATCGCCGCATCAATAAAGTAACGACTCTATCGATAAATGGCGTTAAACCTAATTTGCAAACCATAAGTGATGGCGAGTATGCGTTTGTACGACCGCTCATTTTAATTGTAAACACACAGTCTCCTCGCTCTAAGGAGATAGGTGTGAAACTTACTGCATTACTTAAATCGCAAAAACTAAAAGATAAAATACGTGAACATGGTTACCTACCCGTTCAGTTTTAGCCTCAAAAAATAAAAAAAGCTGTGCACCTAAGTGCAACAGCTTTTAACAACCAGAATCGTTATGAGTTACAGAGCGGTTTCTAGCTCTGGTAACACATCAAATAGATCAGCAACTAAACCATAGTCAGCGACTTGGAAAATTGGCGCATCAGGATCTTTATTGATGGCAACAATCACTTTTGAGTCTTTCATACCCGCTAAGTGTTGAATTGCACCACTAATACCCACAGCAATATATAAATCTGGGGCAACAATTTTACCGGTTTGACCGACTTGCATATCGTTCGGTACAAAGCCCGCATCAACAGCAGCACGTGAAGCGCCAATGGCTGCACCAAGTTTATCGGCAATACCATTTAGTAGTGCAAAGTTTTCACCATTTTGCATACCGCGGCCACCTGAAATAACCACAGGTGCTGCCGTTAGCTCAGGGCGCTCTGATTCAGTTTGTTCTTCTGATACAAACTCACTCAAGCCAACTGAACCTTTACCCGTAACACTTGTTACAGACACTGGTGCTTGCTCTGATGAAACATCAAAGCTACTGGCACGAACGGTAATCACCTTTTTGCTATCAAGCGATTTAACTGTCGCAATTGCATTACCAGCATAAATAGGACGCTTAAAGGTATCTGCATCAATTACGTCAATGATTTCTGAGATTTGTGCAACATCTAATAGTGCAGCAACACGCGGCATAAAGTTTTTACCGGTTGTTGTAGCGCTCGCGACAATGTGTGAATAGTTATCTGCTAAAGATAAAACCAGATCCGCTAGGTTTTCTGCAAGCTGATGAGCATAAGCTGCATCATCGGCAATCAGTACATTGCTAACACCTGCAATTGACGCTGCTTGCTCGCTCATTGCAGCTAAGTTTTCGCCGGCAAGTAGCAAATCTACATCAAAGCCTAGTTTAACAGCAGCAGTAATCGTTTTATTGGTTTCAGGCTTTAGAACACCTTTATCGTGTTCGGCTATCACTAATGTTTTCATTTAGATCACCTTCGCTTCTGTTTTTAACTTTTCTACCAATGTTGCTACATCTTCTACAATGATGCCGCCACTGCGCTTTTCTGGCTCATTTACTTCTACCAGCTGCACGCGAGGCGCAAGATCTACACCTAGACTATCAGCAGCAATTACATCAAGTTGTTTACGTTTTGCCTTCATAATGTTTGGTAATGAAGCATAACGCGGTTCATTTAAACGTAAGTCTGTGGTTACGATAGCAGGTAGTTTAAGAGCAACTGTTTGTAAACCTCCGTCTACTTCACGCGTTACATTAACTGTACCCGCTTGTACATCAACTTTAGACGCAAACGTACCTTGGCCACGACCTGTTAAAGCAGCAAGCATTTGACCAGTTTGATTGTTGTCAGAGTCAATCGATTGCTTTCCTAAAATAACCAGCTCAGGTGACTCTTGCTCTACAATCTTGCTAAGTAATTTAGCAACATGTAAAGACTCAAGCTTTTCTTCTGTTTCAATATGAATGGCTTTATCAGCACCCAGTGCTAAGGCTGTACGTAATTGCTCTTGAGATGATTTATTACCAATAGTCACAGCAACAACCTCAGTGACCGTCCCTGCTTCTTTTAAACGAATAGCTTCTTCAATTGCAATTTCACAAAACGGGTTCAT includes the following:
- the bioA gene encoding adenosylmethionine--8-amino-7-oxononanoate transaminase; translated protein: MINKQPIDLDFDREHIWHPYTSMTQPLPVSPVSHANANRIFLETGESLIDGMASWWSAIHGYCHPVLNEAITTQVSKMSHVMFGGLTHEPAVELCKKLVSITPKSLDKVFLADSGSVSVEVAIKMALQYWLSQGYTSKQKLMTPLKGYHGDTFAAMSVCDPVNSMHSMYSGFLPEHVFVPAPSAKFNGEFSPAEADTLESYFAAHHQDVAAFIIEPIVQNAGGMNFYHPDYLKHLRILCDKYDVLLICDEIATGFGRTGTLFAVEHANIEPDILCIGKALTGGMMTLSATLTTSKVAVGISEGEAGVLMHGPTFMGNPLACATACASIDLLLEQPWQEQIKYINDVLTTQLAKCKQLDAVVDVRTLGAIGVVELNRSVDVAKIQRFFIEQGVWIRPFGKLIYLMPPYISDEQSLTKLCNAIYAAIEQQAYC
- a CDS encoding AAA family ATPase, whose translation is MKQVFILRGLPGSGKSYYAQSLADELVAGNESDYVVCATDDYFYNSEGVYQFDKYKLPEYHNLNLARFINALAEEIPLVIVDNTNIKKWEFIAYAQAATALGYQVKEVIVGEIKDKSLQHLYAKRCEHKVPLRMISKMAYMFEW
- the asnS gene encoding asparagine--tRNA ligase, yielding MSHLAISELLKGKVAVDSQVTVKGWIRTRRDSKAGISFLAVHDGSCFDPIQAVVPNSLNNYDEVTRLTAGCSVSITGVLVKSEGQGQSFEIQANTVEVLGWVENPDSYPMSAKRHSIEYLREHAHLRPRTNIMGAVTRVRNCLAQAIHRFYHEQGFYWISTPIITASDCEGAGEMFRVSTLDMQNLPRTDKGDIDYSEDFFGKEAFLTVSGQLNGETYASAMSKIYTFGPTFRAENSNTSRHLAEFWMVEPEVAFADLEDIAKLAENMLKYVFNAVLTERRDDMEFFAQRVEKTAISRLEEFVTKDFAQVDYTDAIEILKACGNKFEFPVEWGVDLQSEHERYLAEEHFNAPVVIKNYPRDIKAFYMRQNEDGKTVAAMDVVAPGIGEIIGGSQREERLDVLDKRLEEMGLNKEDYSWYRDLRKYGTVPHSGFGLGFERLVAYVTGMGNVRDVIAFPRTKGSATY
- a CDS encoding PstS family phosphate ABC transporter substrate-binding protein produces the protein MFIRSLKVLTLTFVFLGKSSFALDEDINTKPILIAGSTSVTELLIPLKDDISLALDNTLQIRPMGSDKGVKAIAEGLIDIGTTSRYLTKQEQEQWPHLRQIIIAQDALTFIVNSELNIKNLSITTLKNIYQGKITKWSDASQLTPELSNKNDEILLFSKATHHGSFDVFLEFLELDYIKDPESNFIRLKNAGNSGLFSNQKVELYNQFNQALGIVQRIPNAIAYDSYGAISNLENDRRINKVTTLSINGVKPNLQTISDGEYAFVRPLILIVNTQSPRSKEIGVKLTALLKSQKLKDKIREHGYLPVQF
- a CDS encoding FAD-binding protein codes for the protein MKTLVIAEHDKGVLKPETNKTITAAVKLGFDVDLLLAGENLAAMSEQAASIAGVSNVLIADDAAYAHQLAENLADLVLSLADNYSHIVASATTTGKNFMPRVAALLDVAQISEIIDVIDADTFKRPIYAGNAIATVKSLDSKKVITVRASSFDVSSEQAPVSVTSVTGKGSVGLSEFVSEEQTESERPELTAAPVVISGGRGMQNGENFALLNGIADKLGAAIGASRAAVDAGFVPNDMQVGQTGKIVAPDLYIAVGISGAIQHLAGMKDSKVIVAINKDPDAPIFQVADYGLVADLFDVLPELETAL
- a CDS encoding electron transfer flavoprotein subunit beta/FixA family protein, whose protein sequence is MKVLVPIKRVIDYNVKARVKADKTDVDLANVKMAMNPFCEIAIEEAIRLKEAGTVTEVVAVTIGNKSSQEQLRTALALGADKAIHIETEEKLESLHVAKLLSKIVEQESPELVILGKQSIDSDNNQTGQMLAALTGRGQGTFASKVDVQAGTVNVTREVDGGLQTVALKLPAIVTTDLRLNEPRYASLPNIMKAKRKQLDVIAADSLGVDLAPRVQLVEVNEPEKRSGGIIVEDVATLVEKLKTEAKVI